A portion of the Pseudomonas sp. GR 6-02 genome contains these proteins:
- a CDS encoding LysR family transcriptional regulator: MSQTLDLSFFYLLANKGSLAATARELGVTPPAVSKRLTALEARLGIRLVNRTTRSMSLTSEGELYFSHAARILTQIDEVEQLISSSRATPKGLIRVNASLGFGRRYIGPALGAFFAQYPEVEIQLEISDHPLDLATHGFDLGIRFGTLPDAAFHARKIASNRRLLCASPLYLEKHGVPQRLADLQQHNCIFLRQNETPYGVWSFTNGGRTQNVKVRGALGCNDGEVALNWALEGHGILLRAEWDIARYVRSGRLRLVLEDQTPTRADVYAIYPQQLHLSARVRSLIDFLVERFKHIDHLDEPESVLD; the protein is encoded by the coding sequence ATGAGCCAGACCCTGGATTTGTCATTTTTCTACCTGCTGGCCAACAAAGGCAGCCTCGCCGCGACGGCGCGAGAGCTGGGCGTGACCCCGCCGGCGGTGAGCAAACGCCTGACCGCGCTGGAAGCACGGCTGGGCATCCGCCTGGTCAACCGCACCACGCGCTCGATGAGCCTGACCTCGGAAGGTGAACTGTATTTTTCCCATGCCGCGCGCATCCTGACGCAGATCGATGAGGTCGAGCAGCTCATCAGCAGCAGCCGGGCAACGCCGAAAGGCCTGATTCGCGTCAACGCGTCTTTGGGTTTCGGTCGTCGCTACATCGGCCCGGCATTGGGCGCGTTCTTCGCGCAATACCCGGAGGTGGAAATACAACTGGAAATCAGCGATCACCCGCTCGACCTGGCAACTCACGGGTTTGACCTGGGCATTCGTTTTGGCACGCTGCCGGATGCGGCCTTTCATGCGCGCAAGATTGCCTCCAATCGCCGCCTGCTCTGCGCCTCGCCGCTGTACCTGGAAAAGCATGGCGTGCCGCAACGCCTGGCGGATTTACAGCAACACAACTGCATCTTCCTGCGGCAAAACGAAACGCCCTACGGCGTATGGAGCTTTACCAACGGCGGGCGCACGCAAAACGTCAAAGTGCGTGGCGCGTTAGGCTGCAACGACGGTGAAGTGGCCCTCAATTGGGCGCTGGAAGGTCATGGGATTCTGCTGCGGGCCGAATGGGACATCGCCCGCTACGTGCGCAGTGGCCGTTTGCGCCTGGTGCTGGAGGACCAGACACCGACCCGCGCCGATGTCTATGCCATCTACCCGCAACAGTTGCACCTGTCGGCGCGAGTGCGCAGCCTGATCGATTTTCTGGTCGAGCGTTTCAAGCACATCGATCACTTGGATGAACCGGAATCTGTGCTCGACTGA
- a CDS encoding tartrate dehydrogenase produces MNAYKIAAVPGDGIGVEVIAAGVEVLQALSKKSGFELAFKHFDWNSDNYLKNGYYIPEGGLEELKTFDAIFFGAVGALNVPDHISLWGLRLPICQGFDQYANVRPARVLPGVKSPLHNGDQIDWVVVRENSEGEYSGNGGRVHRGLPEEVATEVSVFTRAGVERIHRFAFELARSRPRKHLTMVTKSNAQRHGMVLWDEIFYEVAKDFADVKIDKELVDAVTTRMVLKPSTLDVIVATNLHADILSDLAAALSGSLGIAPTANLNPSRKFPSMFEPIHGSAFDITGKGVANPIATFWTAAMMLEHLGEAAAAKQLMSAIEAVTESGLHTPDLGGTATTRQITDAVIALINR; encoded by the coding sequence ATGAACGCATACAAAATTGCTGCGGTTCCAGGTGATGGCATCGGCGTGGAAGTGATCGCAGCGGGCGTCGAAGTGCTGCAAGCCTTGTCGAAAAAGTCCGGCTTCGAACTGGCCTTCAAACACTTCGACTGGAACTCGGATAACTACCTGAAAAACGGCTACTACATCCCTGAAGGTGGCCTGGAAGAACTGAAAACCTTCGATGCGATTTTCTTCGGCGCGGTCGGTGCGCTCAATGTGCCGGATCACATTTCCCTGTGGGGCCTGCGCCTGCCGATCTGCCAGGGCTTCGACCAGTACGCCAACGTGCGTCCGGCCCGCGTCCTGCCAGGGGTGAAAAGCCCGCTGCATAACGGTGATCAGATCGACTGGGTGGTGGTGCGTGAAAACTCCGAGGGCGAATACTCCGGCAACGGCGGTCGCGTGCACCGGGGCCTGCCGGAAGAAGTCGCCACCGAAGTGTCGGTGTTCACCCGTGCCGGGGTCGAGCGCATTCACCGTTTTGCTTTCGAACTGGCGCGCAGCCGTCCGCGCAAGCACCTGACCATGGTCACCAAATCCAACGCCCAGCGTCACGGCATGGTGTTGTGGGACGAGATCTTCTACGAAGTCGCCAAGGACTTTGCGGACGTGAAGATCGACAAGGAACTGGTCGACGCCGTAACCACGCGCATGGTGCTCAAACCGTCGACGCTGGACGTAATCGTCGCCACCAACCTGCACGCTGACATCCTGTCCGATCTGGCCGCCGCATTGTCCGGCAGCCTGGGCATCGCGCCGACTGCCAATCTCAACCCGTCACGCAAATTCCCCTCGATGTTCGAACCGATCCACGGCTCGGCCTTCGACATCACCGGCAAAGGCGTGGCCAACCCGATCGCCACATTCTGGACCGCGGCAATGATGCTCGAGCACCTGGGCGAAGCGGCCGCGGCGAAACAGCTGATGTCGGCCATCGAAGCCGTGACCGAAAGCGGTTTGCATACCCCGGATCTGGGCGGCACGGCCACCACCCGGCAGATCACCGATGCAGTCATTGCGTTGATCAACCGCTGA